Proteins from a genomic interval of Antedon mediterranea chromosome 5, ecAntMedi1.1, whole genome shotgun sequence:
- the LOC140049558 gene encoding uncharacterized protein gives MPRSTKPKKITVLKDGPIKAPKRAVRPKLTARKTFDGPACGQCEEKAGALSCMECAELYCAACFAQFHLKGALKLHRSVPYQAGQELRRSKNDSPLSPDRAIALKSNQQTERSSIDSTIAPEAMSSVESRQQKKSPVSLSNQQVSNGPSLLDGDYNEAESSASFAAALAEWRGQPQVTSKPTSSPHQSKPGVTTVNEGTGTEQEPKHEIKIEFKESMSYADKLLLKKHRRTELPQIQTPRLETGRESNSRMYTQSVSPRETLNASSSNGLVDFDDDEELELELQEEHLRYASMFSTTSPVADGEIRCNSVVTITPLPENIDTSVIEEQTSYLVQEEPDDEPIMYTAQQPQIATTKGNNKKTSESSKINRKDENGKNVKKQREKKSASENQRRYLPRPPSDNSKRKSTESKIVNNKIENKGDSKQDIKEKNRHNVNGPRRTSSRNRKLKISPDIMNNDGPYKKLESDQQNQDVKRVGKKLPKRPVSVQNQQKTSGGASKDNVRAASEKKRAASAGITRKPSEDLVKTSKLAWKAQHQYQHGLDEFFTAGMGGQGSKPVQRTIEPSNAISTSLPKCSFQGAGYWRPDSSLSTVDVTYTTVTQFNAEDRNQASRKQQSRSTISYKLSQDKTNYSGSLDRKSATPTQRKPSKNMDRTPPNGGDSRPKSCIEIEGDDFRIYDEDYLKLGKEVTADDEDTLEQLALELESGRNSEVDGPLSRLSMLEDFPDGEYEDQLGIVQDDGLGSGLSTPCEELNIEHEMDEESLKSDFKEDERAQSVMEVNALQ, from the exons ATGCCTAGGTCCACTAAG CCAAAGAAAATAACAGTTTTGAAAGATGGTCCTATCa AAGCTCCAAAGCGAGCTGTGAGACCAAAGCTAACTGCAAGAAAGACATTTGATGGTCCTGCTTGTGGACAATGTGAAGAAAAGGCTGGAGCACTT TCATGTATGGAATGTGCTGAACTGTACTGTGCTGCATGCTTTGCACAATTCCACTTGAAGGGTGCACTGAAACTACACCGCTCTGTACCATATCAAGCTGGCCAAGAACTAAGACGAAGCAAAAA tgaTAGTCCACTTAGTCCTGATCGAGCTATCGCATTGAAATCAAACCAGCAAACAGAGAGAAGTAGTATTGATTCCACAATCGCACCCGAAGCCATGTCTTCTGTTGAATCCCGTCAGCAAAAGAAGTCGCCAGTTTCATTATCCAATCAACAG GTATCAAATGGGCCCTCTTTGTTAGATGGTGATTATAATGAAGCAGAAAGCTCTGCCTCTTTTGCTGCAGCATTAGCTGAGTGGAGAGGTCAGCCACAAGTGACCTCTAAGCCCACCTCAAGTCCTCATCAATCTAAACCTG GTGTAACAACAGTGAATGAGGGTACAGGAACTGAACAAGAACCCAAACATGAGATAAAGATTGAGTTTAAAGAATCCATGAGCTATGCTGATAAACTACTTCTGAAGAAGCATCGGCGTACTGAATTACCTCAGATACAAACACCACGACTCGAGACTGGGAGAGAGTCCAACTCCAGAATGTACACTCAGAGTGTTAGTCCAAGAGAAACATTAAATGCTAGTTCTTCAAATG gCTTGGTTGATTTTGACGATGATGAAGAATTAGAACTCGAACTGCAGGAAGAGCACTTAAGATATGCAAGTATGTTTTCAACAACTTCACCAGTAGCTGATGGTGAGATCAGATGCAATAGTGTGGTCACCATTACCCCACTACCAGAA AATATTGATACCAGTGTCATTGAGGAGCAGACTTCATATTTGGTACAAGAAGAACCAGATGATGAGCCCATTATGTACACTGCTCAACAACCACAGATAGCAACCACCAAAGG aaataataaaaaaacttcagaatcatcaaaaataaatagaaaagatgaaaatggaaaaaatgtaaagaaaCAGCGTGAAAAGAAAAGTGCATCAGAAAATCAAAGGAGGTATCTTCCAAGGCCTCCGTCTGATAATTCTAAAAGAAAATCTACAGAAAGTAAAATAGTGAATAACAAGATCGAAAATAAGGGCGATTCAAAGCAAGATATCAAAGAAAAAAACAGGCACAATGTTAATGGACCGAGGAGAACAAGTAGCAGAAACAGAAAGTTAAAAATATCACCTGACATCATGAACAATGATGGCCCTTATAAGAAACTGGAAAGTGATCAACAAAACCAAGATGTTAAAAGAGTTGGCAAGAAGTTGCCAAAAAGACCTGTTTCTGTTCAAAATCAACAGAAAACTTCTGGTGGGGCATCAAAAGATAATGTCAGAGCGGCAAGTGAGAAAAAGAGGGCAGCATCTGCAG GTATAACAAGGAAACCAAGTGAAGACTTGGTAAAAACAAGCAAGCTAGCCTGGAAAGCCCAGCATCAGTATCAGCATGGTCTTGATGAGTTCTTCACAGCAGGAATGGGTGGTCAGGGATCAAAACCTGTGCAACGAACCATTGAGCCTAGCAATGCAATTAGTACAAGTCTTCCAAAGTGCTCATTTCAAG GAGCTGGCTATTGGCGTCCAGATAGCAGTCTTTCTACAGTAGATGTTACGTACACAACTGTTACACAATTCAATGCAGAAGACCGCAATCAAGCCTCACGCAAGCAACAATCTCGGTCAACTATATCGTATAAGCTAAGCCAAGATAAGACAAACTATTCGGGGAGCCTGGACAGGAAGTCAGCCACACCTACCCAGAGAAAGCCCAGTAAGAATATGGATAGAACACCTCCAAATGGCGGGGACTCCCGGCCTAAGAGTTGTATTGAAATCGAGGGAGATGATTTTAGGATCTATGATGAAGATTATTTGAAACTTGGAAAAGAAGTTACAGCTGATGATGAAGATACTTTAGAGCAGCTTGCATTAGAGCTAGAGTCGGGAAGAAATTCAG AAGTTGATGGTCCTTTATCCAGACTCAGTATGTTGGAAGATTTCCCTGATGGGGAGTATGAGGACCAGCTAGGGATAGTACAAGACGATGGCTTAGGCTCCGGTCTTAGCACTCCATGTGAGGAACTGAACATTGAGCATGAAATGGATGAGGAGTCTTTGAAGAGTGACTTTAAAGAGGACGAACGTGCACAAAGTGTTATGGAGGTGAATGCACTTCAGTAA